aatgggaacacttaccctaacagctggaaacactcattagaaaattagaaaagtaatcaaatgtaataagttaagtaattgaaatagttacattacttattacattttaaatagggtaactagtaatttctaatctattacatttccaaaatatccttcccaaccctggttatatatatatttacatgtacagtatttttaatgtgtgtgtgtgtgtgtgtgtgtgtgtgtgtgtgtgtgtgtgtgtgtgtgtgtgtgtgtgtgtgtgtgtgtgtgtgtgtgtgtgtgtgtgtgtgtgcgtgcgtgtgtgtgtgtgcatgcatccCAACTGACTCACATGAAGCCATTCTCTCTCTCGCATTTCTccagtgtgtttttaatgaggCCGCCCAATTTGAGAAAGAACAGCTGCTCCGAAGGTTTGGCCGTGGTTCCCGGGCCTTTGGTCTGACGGTACTCTTTACACAGCGCCTCGGCACGGGAGTAACCTAAACACAGATATTTTCGTGTTAATAGAGAAGTAACCCAACGtgtgaagaagaaagggaagcaAGTAAAACTATTCCAGTGCGAGAATGTgagataaaaatctaaaaatactgCAGCAAGTCAAGAAACAAACATACAGGAAACACCTGTGAGGCGGCTCATATGAGAGTAATTCAGACTtggcaaagagaaaaaaagcactttaaaaaaaatgcacttcCTGCTGAAGGCTGAATTATACAGTGTAACTGAATTGATGAACTTAATCTCACAGCTCAAACACaacaatgtgtgtgaatgtttaatAACGCTGAGGTCACACCACATGATTTTAGCCCTGATTTTCCAGATCAAGATAACAGTTTTTGGAGATCACTGACAAAATCCTCACAATTGGAGTCAAATCAGCGTTGGCTTGGCCCCCGCAATGTTCGATCAGTATCAAGCTCCATATCGGGTCGTTTCAGGGAGCTCTCTGAAAAACAGACAATCTTTGCAGCCTGCATATCCTGATTCTCTCACccatattctttttttcaattccttgtttttctctgcaAATCAGCGTGTTTCTCATTCCCCCCCCAGTAGTTGTAGTGTGAATAGTAGAACGATCTGATGGCTTTGAAAGTGTGTATTCACCATGCAACTCTGAAGTGCAACAAATTTCAAGACATACATACACTTCTCTGCTTCCTGGAGAGATCTGATAGCTTCACCACACTTGTCACCTGCCAGCAGCGTCTGTCCATGATAGCAGTACGCCTACAAACAGAATGAatagataatatatataataataataagacttTGAACGCAAAAGAATCAAACTGTGAGTAAACCAGGCTCATCAATTTCCTTTCCTGTTTGCGTAAAAGGAGAGACAATAACATCCaaagtactgtactgtatgcttaaggatgaattttgaactgtctTAAGTTATCCATGGACTTACATAAGCCATGTAGAAGTGCTGCTTCAGCTGGAAGTACTTCctccacttgctgctgcactCTGGCTCCAAGGTGTTCAGCGTGTGGTCTGCAGAGATAGAAACACTCACTCGTCATACACTGTTATGCTGCTTGTTTAAGTGGTGAAGGCTTCAGCACTGTCCTAATCATTGACTGactattggcgcttttccactacacagttccagcacgactcgactcgactcgttttttttgttgtgtttccaccagggatagtacctggtacctgctgcttttttagtacctgctctgctgaggttccaagcgagccgagccgattctaaatgtgacgtcaacagactgccggccgctgattggtcagaagagttgtcactggaagagtcatgagtcATCCcaaacaagaatcaaacccgccatttttaaataccgtcaacagcgttacagtcatacgtttctcttctcttgctttgtgtgtgacagaaagccacatacagcagcaagtacaccactgcctccatgccctccattgtttatgtgtttgtgtcgcgtaaaaaacaaagtcacggcagtttagcagagccgtgctatgacgaccccgcccacgttgagtaggtaccatagtaatggaaaaagtcgttcctggaaccgggCCGAGTTGAGTCGAGccgaggcgagtcgagtcgtgctggaactgtatagtggaaaagcgccattacaCTGTATGTTTAAAACTAAAGCAACAGAAGTACTGACCAGCTTTCTGATAGAAGTTTGCCGTCTCGAATGACAACGCTGCGACGATCGTGGCATTATGCTTCAGTTCGATCGCTCTGGCAATTGTCACTGTAAAAACGAGAAAGAGTtgatagaaaaaaatgtataaaaaagaTAAGTAGGCTATTAATCACACACAAGTATCTGCTTTCACGGACTCTTGGCTTGGAAACACCcgtctttaatattttaaacagtTCTGACCATTTTAAGAAGCAAACTGGTTACAACATGAGTCCATCCAAgttaagatttattttgttaaagagAAAAGTTTATTGTTACTTTATACACGCATGAATTATATCTGTATTGTTTCTTGGTTATTATAAAATGGATCAGATAAACTTAAAGTGTTCAGTTCAGCCAGGTTTCCATAtcaacagtgaaagaggttttcctcgctgtaatcattcctcctgttcatactgacgactaaaagatctccttcaaatgtgcttcaGCGGTCTCAGTTAGTCATattaagtggatatctgccacatttacagtctgtttagcatcatattccctctttgtgtttctctgttgagctgtggtggaagtatagtaacaaaaagagggactctggtactaaaaagactgttacTGAGCGCCCTGGTGGCCGAGTGGTTGgagtgcatgccacataatcgcaGCATCCCTGTTTCGAATCCGGCCAGGGACCTATGTTGCAGGTCattccctcccctctctctctctccctgtttcctgtcggcctctctgccagATACTATCTAATTAAATCTTaaccaaaaaagaaactaacattgaaacatatctacttgatttgactcatttgaacggctgaagcttcatattagcttcagatcaacttttaaataaatttttggactgtggatttagtcctccatcacttacattttaagttcattatgaagggatcttctaatggtcagtatgaacaggaggaatcattacagctaTTACATTATGTTCATTTGGGCTGCCCAACTCCCTGTGAGCTGAGGTTTATAATGCTTTTCTGGTGACAGCGTACAAGAATATAACCACTGTACCTTCCTGTGCTTCTGCTTGGGACTGGATGATATATGCATCAATCACTCTGGGCTCCAGGTCTTGGCCCTTTTCAGCGGGGGTGATGAGACGAGGGATGTGGACCTCctgtaagaaataaaacaacaaaacacagaaacttATGTGTTAATAATTTATCATGAATCTGTTCGTACCTTTGATTTTGTCAAAATAAGactgttttcatttgaatgggggtttttgtgtgtgagaggggcAAGTAAGGGGAACAATATATGATGTTCTTAGGGTCCTCTGACATTATTACCAAAAAAAAGGCATCTGACTGTCGTAATCACTTGATAGGTAATCAAATTAGAGGATCAAATGTTCAAACCAAAACCATCTAAGTATTCAAAACATCATTCAGTTGTCTTATTACTCACATGAAACAGATGTCAGGCAGTCACAGTGAAATAAATTtgtgtaatttgagaaacagaACCGCTCCTACCTTGAGGTTTTTGAATATTCCAGCAGCAACCTTCAGGCTCCGGTGAACATCTTTCGCCTCGGTCTCCGAAATGCTGTAGAACAAGCAAACATGACCGTCAACATGCAgtttaaacatataaaaacaaatccATTGACAGTCTTTATAAGTAacaatacagacagacaaaaaaaacaaacacatactttTCTTTCCCTGCTAGTCTCGAGGCAAACTTGGTATACCAGACGGCTACATTGAAGGCCATGGAGACCAGTTCAAAGATTGCATCTTGCTGGGCACTGAGACGAGAGAAAGAAGCGACGGTGGGTTAAACACACTGATATAAGCACAAAAGTCAACAATTTCAAGACTGATGATTAGCaggtaaaaaaaagtcatctttACTGTGGCCAAAACTTCTAATTTTGTTGAAGACTTGAGACTTTGTGATGAAAAATATAATGAGGTGcttagtagtagtagcagagCAGCTCTACTGTCAAACACTGTCAAGGTAGATTAGACTCAATGAAAAGTCCAAACTATCaattagatgtgtgtgtgtgttcacttttGCCAATTTAGtcatgtaaaaaatataattaatgtgtgtgtttcaacaTGTTTTACCAATTTTAAGAAATGATCAAACTGCAACATTAAATCATTCAAACATGAAATAACCTACATTGTATGTGGCTATTTAGTCTCTAtaacaactttttttgtttctacCTTGGTGTGTTTCCTTGTAAGGTGTCAGTCCATTTGAAGTTCTGGATGAACCTCATCTTGTTCTCTTGTGTAGTCCCATCCAAGGATAAGATAAAGCCTATAGTGTCGGAAACcaaaatgtaacataaaaacaaaaacacaaagcagctaGTTAGTTGCAAATCAAAACGAGTAGAATAAAAGTTAATGTtagaggacagagagggagaaaaagttacacttaattaattaaacttGATTAAAGAGGTCTGTTCGTCTAATAAATGCTCATAGCAAGAGAAGAtgattatattttttacttaacattatattttatgtgttcATATGTGGAAAATTAGCCTGATTACCCGACCTTTTAAAGAGTAAAATAATCTATTAGTTGCAATGGAAACCAACCTTGTAGGAGGCCAAAGTACGCATCTGTGGCATTTTTCATGATCTCAGGGTTGCAGGTGACATCGGTGAACATCTCCAGCAGCCTCGCCCTGGTTGTCCTCAAGTCACTGAAACAAATCGGTgtaataaaattataataatgacaataataatgatgctttttttaatataggtgcctttcaaagcactatACAAGCACAccttacaaaacacacataaaaacaaacaacaatgcaTCAAACATTATAAAATCAGCAAACACcctccattcatccattttcGGTCGCCTATCTTAAAGGCAACAGAATGAGCAATGAAACCCGGACATCCCCCTCCCCAACCAAGCTCATaagctcctcctgggggatcaCGAGGCATTCCCAGACCagaaaagatatatatataatcccTCCAGCATGTTCTGGGTCTGCCCCGGGGTTTCCTCCCAGTTGGACATTCCCACAAaacacctcagctggctcctttcgaTGTAAAGGAGCAGCGGTTCTACtcctagccccccccccccggatgtctgaactcctgactcTATAAGGTGGAGACAAGAGTCAGAAGTGCAAATGTCTGGTGGGAGGGAGCTCCAAAGGCAGAGGGCAGATCAGCTGAAGGCTCTTGTCCCCATGGTGGCAGATGGAGCAGAGAGCTGGATGGCAGACGGGGATCGGAAAGTGTAGGagggtgtgtagatgtgaagttcagaaagatatgatggtgcagaaggctgggtatcgttttaaaaatgacgataccagtaccaatccaagtacccttaaagtgatactgatacctgTGAATAGAGGCAttaaattgtataaaatgccaccactacCTCCACATCTCcacattatttgattttttcacAAAGGCTCAAAAAAAATCAGCACGTGGGTCACAGcatacatgacacacacacttatcatcaacctttatttatatagcgcctttaaatttaaattaaagagacccaacactCCCATATGAGCAAAAGCACAGTGGTGGTGATGATACGAGCACCTGTGTTCTTCTGGACCAGTCAGAGTTTATAAAGAGATTTTAAGAGGAAGACCAAATGAGAAGACAATTACAGTAGTCCAAACGGGATGTAACTATggtgtgaataataataatagcggGTTGGTGTAAGAGACGGACGAAGACACAGACCGAGTAACATTATTGATTTGGGCTTCAAATGATAATTATTACAATATTTGGAGTGTCTAACAAGGCATGTGAATCTTACTTCACACCATACATCACCATGAGAGGAgggtaaaaaagacaaaaataacacacacacacacacacacacacacactctatttATATCTATGATCACGGCCACAGCCCATTTCGATAACATTGTTCTCAGTGTGTTTAAAAGTGGAGACACATACTTGCATATCTTATTGGCAGAGGGGCTCCCTGCCACTCCGTAGAAATTAAAGGACACAGGTGCTGTTGCCTTCAGAGGATTTCTATGAAACCAATGAGCCATCCTGAGAGTGTGAAGAGGACACACCTAAAGAGGCTGAAAGATGGAGACTGACATGTGATTCATTGATGACGTTACATCTATTATAATAAGGAATTTTCTTAAGAGATAAAATCATGAGTTAGATATTTTAGGGTGGTGTTTATTTAGGGGAGTGAACAGCTGATGACACATACTGGCTATCGTCATGTTAACCCTGTAAagcctgaaccatcaaataattgccagaaaATTCTGTTTACTGGACactaaaattaattaaataacactttgcaCATATGAGTAGTGTCATATTTGATACATCTGGAcgtttttacagtttatttttcatgttttgtttttataaacaaatcaaaaacatgaacacaatgtTGTCTAAAGGCCTTATAGGTCCTGCATAAAGCTCATATCATCACCTACTAAACCTTttatgtatgatgatgatgatgatgatgatgatagataATGCATGAAATGTACAGATGCacagataaatgagcttctatacctgctgtatcACATTTGATGCACATATGTTCAACAGGaatcaatataataaaatcaaCTGTACTAATATATTTAGTAATTCAACACTGCATTGGTTTAACTGTGCACTGCATGTATCCGATCGTATACATCAGGTTTTTCAGGGGGGAAAAAGATCATCCTGATGAAAACTCATGTATCATCTATGATTCACTAagcaataaagggttaacatatGGTTGCTAAACAAAAAATAGCCTTTTAGCTTCGTGAGCGCTACAAAACACACTGCTTTAACCTGATTAAAGTGTCACCTTACTCACAAGCTTATACGCAACCATAAGGTTAACTGTGAGCTTTaacatatttatatgtttacGGATCATTTGTGAATCTTCTTGTATACAAAAAAAGTCCCCTTACGTAACAGCTAATAACAGCTAGCAGGCTAACACTGgctaaaaaaagagagataaaaacatgatttactGAAGAGATGTGACAACTAGCTTTATGACACGACTACATTAATATAACCTTAATAGTTCAGATGTATAATCATGTGTCATGTAGCTTACCTGTCGTTGCTGTGAGACGTACGTGAGGTTTTTTTAAGGGAAAAGCTTGACACTGACAACTTACTTCCGGAAATAAACACCGAGTAGAGGCTGACCAATGAGAGCGCACGGTTTtgggtcacatgacatcactgtgGAAAATACCTCAGAGACTTTAATCAGCCTCTTTTGTTCAGCATGAGTCTCAAAAAGAACTTAAACACTTTAtgatatgtcttttttttaaaaaacactgtcaGATTAAATAGATAATACTCTGCACTTTAAATTTTCACtttaaatctttcatttgcacagtACGTCCTTTATCCCTATAATGTCAAGTTAATGTTAATAGATGAGTTTTAGAGAGGTCTACATCATCAGGATGATCTTTTTTTCCTGAGAAACCTGATGTATAAGATCAGATACATGCAGTGCACAGTTAAACCAATGCAATGttgaattactaaatattttgtagtttattttattatattaattccTGTTGAAAATATGTACATCACATGagatacagcaggtatagaagctcatttatctgtGCATCTGTACATTTCATGCATTATCTATCATCATCATACATAAAAGGTTTAGTAGGTGGTGATATGAGCTTTATGCAGGACCTATAAGGCCTTTAAACAACATTGTattcatatgtttttgtttgtttaaaaaaacaaatgtgaaaaataaactgtaaaaacttccatatgttcaaatatgatacaaaataaaCTCATTTATGCAAAGTGTAATTTAATTATTGTTGTAATTACTTGTAAGAAGGTCCAATAAACACTCCAGTTTCGAAAGAATTAAAATtttctggcaattatttgaATATTCAGGCTTTACAGggttaaagcaaatcattattt
This genomic interval from Scomber japonicus isolate fScoJap1 chromosome 17, fScoJap1.pri, whole genome shotgun sequence contains the following:
- the brox gene encoding BRO1 domain-containing protein BROX, whose product is MAHWFHRNPLKATAPVSFNFYGVAGSPSANKICNDLRTTRARLLEMFTDVTCNPEIMKNATDAYFGLLQGFILSLDGTTQENKMRFIQNFKWTDTLQGNTPSAQQDAIFELVSMAFNVAVWYTKFASRLAGKENISETEAKDVHRSLKVAAGIFKNLKEVHIPRLITPAEKGQDLEPRVIDAYIIQSQAEAQEVTIARAIELKHNATIVAALSFETANFYQKADHTLNTLEPECSSKWRKYFQLKQHFYMAYAYCYHGQTLLAGDKCGEAIRSLQEAEKCYSRAEALCKEYRQTKGPGTTAKPSEQLFFLKLGGLIKNTLEKCERENGFIYFHKIPAEAPQLELKASYGLAEPISFEMPPLSEQCSAEVYATFDLTKGAKNDKAKPKEEEVKPVKEPDLKPQKDTGCTIS